A section of the Epinephelus moara isolate mb chromosome 3, YSFRI_EMoa_1.0, whole genome shotgun sequence genome encodes:
- the crebrf gene encoding CREB3 regulatory factor isoform X2, giving the protein MPQPSVSGMEPPFGDAFQNYSFADQALTSTELLATSSDPDFMYELDRDITHRQSPCGDSVVGAGDGGKEVEGGVDQFMGLGECETVYSSSAFEQWDSYWEDLTRYTRLASCDIWGTKEVDFLGLDDFSSPYQDEEVIGRTPTLAQLNSEDSQPVCEALYPPTDLTLPAPQPQPSQLPSHSKRPLVPGQGFGPGSARPSPSSTSSSRPSRSLLPDFPESSQKATRPVPSSTETMAKTQNLISLTQDHGQAHTKHQGRGTKMAAPTSHGIDFVQKAKVRVSAVPKAQTDMPSQTDFERSDAPLPLSQPQDEKACTSASATLVGIPVAAASGSASLTSYERRAEGAGRREIPVGWSATMPQLVEASQALESSTSGLVSSGDSVAGASGGGGVLVVEGTEKSKEEEHNYSLFLTRRLAGRSHSQLEEDEEEEDEEEVEEEEGDGLELDDEDHDEGFGSEHELSENEEEEDEEEDEDYEADKDDDMSDAFSEPGCDMELMEDIKGLTAGVSSRKRSRRRYFWEYSEQLTPSKQERMLKPSEWDRHTLPSNLYQKNGPLHGKYMLKKSRRTDVEDLTPNPRKLLQIGTELRKLNKVISDLTPVSELPLTARPRSRKEKNKLASRACRLKKKAQYEANKVKLWGLSTEYDRLLFVINAIKEEIVARVEDSSPRPTNMADTLEHLIKETLVASPVAGQTSDFVNKILENTGRGDPTGGLVGLRVPTSKI; this is encoded by the exons ATGCCTCAG CCCAGCGTCAGTGGGATGGAGCCTCCCTTTGGGGACGCCTTTCAGAACTACTCGTTTGCTGACCAGGCCCTGACCAGCACTGAGCTGCTCGCCACCAGCTCTGACCCAGATTTCATGTACGAACTG GACAGAGACATAACCCACCGGCAGAGCCCCTGTGGGGACAGCGTGGTGGGTGCTGGGGACGGAGGCAAGGAGGTGGAGGGTGGTGTGGATCAGTTCATGGGTCTTGGCGAGTGTGAGACAGTCTACAGCAGCTCAGCGTTTGAACAGTGGGACTCCTACTGGGAAGACCTCACCAG ATACACACGGCTGGCCAGCTGTGACATCTGGGGCACCAAAGAGGTGGATTTCCTTGGATTAGATGACTTCTCTAGTCCCTACCAGGATGAGGAAGTGATTGGTCGAACCCCAACGCTGGCTCAGCTCAATAGCGAGGATTCGCAGCCTGTGTGTGAGGCCCTCTACCCCCCTACTGACCTGACCCTGCCTGCCCCTCAGCCTCAGCCGTCCCAGCTTCCCAGTCACAGTAAGAGACCTCTGGTCCCTGGCCAAGGATTTGGCCCCGGCTCCGCACGTCCCTCCCCAAGCTCCACATCCTCTTCCCGTCCTTCCCGCAGCCTTCTCCCAGACTTTCCTGAAAGCTCCCAAAAAGCTACCAGACCTGTCCCCTCCAGCACTGAGACTATGGCCAAGACCCAGAACCTCATCAGTCTCACCCAGGACCATGGCCAAGCTCACACCAAGCACCAGGGGCGCGGAACCAAGATGGCAGCCCCAACTTCTCACGGCATTGACTTTGTGCAGAAGGCTAAAGTCCGTGTGAGTGCTGTGCCTAAAGCTCAGACTGATATGCCCTCCCAGACGGATTTTGAGAGGTCAGATGCACCTCTACCTCTTTCCCAGCCCCAAGACGAGAAGGCCTGCACCTCAGCGAGCGCCACCTTGGTGGGAATTCCAGTTGCTGCAGCCAGTGGCTCTGCCAGTCTGACGAGCTATGAGAGGAGGGCAGAGGGGGCAGGTAGGAGGGAGATACCTGTAGGCTGGTCCGCCACCATGCCTCAACTGGTCGAGGCGAGCCAGGCCCTGGAGAGTAGTACTTCTGGGCTGGTCAGCAGCGGAGATAGTGTGGCGGGAGCTAGCGGCGGTGGTGGCGTTCTGGTTGTCGAGGGGACGGAGAAGAGCAAGGAGGAGGAGCACAACTACTCTCTGTTCCTGACCCGCAGGCTGGCGGGCAGATCCCACTCCCAGCTggaagaggacgaggaggaggaggacgaggaagaggtggaggaggaggaaggcgaTGGGCTCGAGCTGGATGACGAAGACCATGATGAGGGTTTTGGCAGCGAGCATGAACTGTCTgaaaatgaggaggaggaggatgaggaggaggacgaaGACTACGAAGCTGACAAGGACGACGACATGAGTGATGCCTTCTCCGAGCCAG GCTGTGACATGGAGCTGATGGAGGACATTAAAGGCCTGACAGCAGGAGTCTCCAGCCGGAAGAGAAGCAGGCGTCGCTACTTCTGGGAGTACAGCGAGCAGCTCACCCCCTCCAAACAGGAGCGTATGCTGAAGCCGTCTGAGTGGGACAGACACACGCTGCCTAGCAACCTCTACCAGAAGAACGGGCCTCTCCATg GAAAGTATATGCTGAAGAAGTCTCGGCGCACAGACGTGGAGGACCTGACACCCAACCCACGCAAGCTGCTGCAGATCGGCACAGAGCTACGCAAACTGAACAAGGTGATCAGTGACTTGACCCCCGTCAGTGAGCTGCCGCTGACTGCACGACCGCGGTCACGCAAGGAGAAGAACAAGCTGGCATCCAG AGCTTGTCGTTTAAAAAAGAAGGCCCAGTATGaagcaaacaaggtgaagctCTGGGGACTCAGCACAGAATACG ATCGGCTGCTGTTTGTTATCAATGCCATCAAGGAGGAGATAGTGGCCCGAGTGGAGGACTCCTCTCCGCGTCCGACCAACATGGCCGACACTCTGGAGCATCTCATCAAAGAGACACTCG tggCATCACCTGTTGCTGGGCAGACTTCAGACTTCGTCAACAAGATCTTGGAGAACACAGGACGCGGCGATCCCACCGGCGGACTGGTCGGCCTGCGTGTCCCCACCTCCAAAATCTAG
- the crebrf gene encoding CREB3 regulatory factor isoform X1, which produces MPQPSVSGMEPPFGDAFQNYSFADQALTSTELLATSSDPDFMYELDRDITHRQSPCGDSVVGAGDGGKEVEGGVDQFMGLGECETVYSSSAFEQWDSYWEDLTRYTRLASCDIWGTKEVDFLGLDDFSSPYQDEEVIGRTPTLAQLNSEDSQPVCEALYPPTDLTLPAPQPQPSQLPSHSKRPLVPGQGFGPGSARPSPSSTSSSRPSRSLLPDFPESSQKATRPVPSSTETMAKTQNLISLTQDHGQAHTKHQGRGTKMAAPTSHGIDFVQKAKVRVSAVPKAQTDMPSQTDFERSDAPLPLSQPQDEKACTSASATLVGIPVAAASGSASLTSYERRAEGAGRREIPVGWSATMPQLVEASQALESSTSGLVSSGDSVAGASGGGGVLVVEGTEKSKEEEHNYSLFLTRRLAGRSHSQLEEDEEEEDEEEVEEEEGDGLELDDEDHDEGFGSEHELSENEEEEDEEEDEDYEADKDDDMSDAFSEPGCDMELMEDIKGLTAGVSSRKRSRRRYFWEYSEQLTPSKQERMLKPSEWDRHTLPSNLYQKNGPLHGKYMLKKSRRTDVEDLTPNPRKLLQIGTELRKLNKVISDLTPVSELPLTARPRSRKEKNKLASRACRLKKKAQYEANKVKLWGLSTEYDRLLFVINAIKEEIVARVEDSSPRPTNMADTLEHLIKETLDLPLCVSVCAVASPVAGQTSDFVNKILENTGRGDPTGGLVGLRVPTSKI; this is translated from the exons ATGCCTCAG CCCAGCGTCAGTGGGATGGAGCCTCCCTTTGGGGACGCCTTTCAGAACTACTCGTTTGCTGACCAGGCCCTGACCAGCACTGAGCTGCTCGCCACCAGCTCTGACCCAGATTTCATGTACGAACTG GACAGAGACATAACCCACCGGCAGAGCCCCTGTGGGGACAGCGTGGTGGGTGCTGGGGACGGAGGCAAGGAGGTGGAGGGTGGTGTGGATCAGTTCATGGGTCTTGGCGAGTGTGAGACAGTCTACAGCAGCTCAGCGTTTGAACAGTGGGACTCCTACTGGGAAGACCTCACCAG ATACACACGGCTGGCCAGCTGTGACATCTGGGGCACCAAAGAGGTGGATTTCCTTGGATTAGATGACTTCTCTAGTCCCTACCAGGATGAGGAAGTGATTGGTCGAACCCCAACGCTGGCTCAGCTCAATAGCGAGGATTCGCAGCCTGTGTGTGAGGCCCTCTACCCCCCTACTGACCTGACCCTGCCTGCCCCTCAGCCTCAGCCGTCCCAGCTTCCCAGTCACAGTAAGAGACCTCTGGTCCCTGGCCAAGGATTTGGCCCCGGCTCCGCACGTCCCTCCCCAAGCTCCACATCCTCTTCCCGTCCTTCCCGCAGCCTTCTCCCAGACTTTCCTGAAAGCTCCCAAAAAGCTACCAGACCTGTCCCCTCCAGCACTGAGACTATGGCCAAGACCCAGAACCTCATCAGTCTCACCCAGGACCATGGCCAAGCTCACACCAAGCACCAGGGGCGCGGAACCAAGATGGCAGCCCCAACTTCTCACGGCATTGACTTTGTGCAGAAGGCTAAAGTCCGTGTGAGTGCTGTGCCTAAAGCTCAGACTGATATGCCCTCCCAGACGGATTTTGAGAGGTCAGATGCACCTCTACCTCTTTCCCAGCCCCAAGACGAGAAGGCCTGCACCTCAGCGAGCGCCACCTTGGTGGGAATTCCAGTTGCTGCAGCCAGTGGCTCTGCCAGTCTGACGAGCTATGAGAGGAGGGCAGAGGGGGCAGGTAGGAGGGAGATACCTGTAGGCTGGTCCGCCACCATGCCTCAACTGGTCGAGGCGAGCCAGGCCCTGGAGAGTAGTACTTCTGGGCTGGTCAGCAGCGGAGATAGTGTGGCGGGAGCTAGCGGCGGTGGTGGCGTTCTGGTTGTCGAGGGGACGGAGAAGAGCAAGGAGGAGGAGCACAACTACTCTCTGTTCCTGACCCGCAGGCTGGCGGGCAGATCCCACTCCCAGCTggaagaggacgaggaggaggaggacgaggaagaggtggaggaggaggaaggcgaTGGGCTCGAGCTGGATGACGAAGACCATGATGAGGGTTTTGGCAGCGAGCATGAACTGTCTgaaaatgaggaggaggaggatgaggaggaggacgaaGACTACGAAGCTGACAAGGACGACGACATGAGTGATGCCTTCTCCGAGCCAG GCTGTGACATGGAGCTGATGGAGGACATTAAAGGCCTGACAGCAGGAGTCTCCAGCCGGAAGAGAAGCAGGCGTCGCTACTTCTGGGAGTACAGCGAGCAGCTCACCCCCTCCAAACAGGAGCGTATGCTGAAGCCGTCTGAGTGGGACAGACACACGCTGCCTAGCAACCTCTACCAGAAGAACGGGCCTCTCCATg GAAAGTATATGCTGAAGAAGTCTCGGCGCACAGACGTGGAGGACCTGACACCCAACCCACGCAAGCTGCTGCAGATCGGCACAGAGCTACGCAAACTGAACAAGGTGATCAGTGACTTGACCCCCGTCAGTGAGCTGCCGCTGACTGCACGACCGCGGTCACGCAAGGAGAAGAACAAGCTGGCATCCAG AGCTTGTCGTTTAAAAAAGAAGGCCCAGTATGaagcaaacaaggtgaagctCTGGGGACTCAGCACAGAATACG ATCGGCTGCTGTTTGTTATCAATGCCATCAAGGAGGAGATAGTGGCCCGAGTGGAGGACTCCTCTCCGCGTCCGACCAACATGGCCGACACTCTGGAGCATCTCATCAAAGAGACACTCG ATCTCCCtttatgtgtttctgtgtgtgcagtggCATCACCTGTTGCTGGGCAGACTTCAGACTTCGTCAACAAGATCTTGGAGAACACAGGACGCGGCGATCCCACCGGCGGACTGGTCGGCCTGCGTGTCCCCACCTCCAAAATCTAG